The following proteins are co-located in the Streptomyces sp. NBC_01198 genome:
- a CDS encoding response regulator transcription factor: MSQQENTKRLHWQLPSHADARPDNSGHRPEGEPPPSQRAPAPLTVLLADAQPAIRHGVRSVLEHSTGISVVGEAATTDEVLAETSRCRPDVLVVDPLMDEPTGMQVISRVLRMTPDTGVLVFSSVDDDKAITSALHAGARGYLIKRASADQILRGIQAVAAGEAIVDKSIADRLSVLIRPATGQYYYPFPQLTNRERDVLDRIAAGKSNTAIARELALASKTISNRVSTIFGKLGVADRAQAIVLARDAGLGHG, encoded by the coding sequence ATGAGCCAGCAGGAAAACACCAAGAGATTACATTGGCAACTCCCGTCCCATGCGGACGCGCGACCGGACAATTCGGGCCACCGGCCCGAGGGGGAACCCCCGCCGTCGCAACGAGCTCCTGCTCCGCTCACCGTCCTGCTCGCCGACGCGCAGCCCGCCATCCGGCACGGCGTCAGATCCGTACTGGAGCACTCGACCGGGATATCGGTGGTCGGTGAGGCCGCCACCACCGACGAGGTGCTCGCCGAGACCTCGCGCTGCCGGCCCGACGTCCTGGTGGTCGACCCGCTGATGGACGAGCCGACAGGTATGCAGGTCATCAGCCGCGTCCTGCGGATGACCCCCGACACCGGCGTCCTCGTCTTCAGCTCGGTGGACGACGACAAGGCGATCACCTCGGCGCTGCACGCGGGCGCCCGCGGCTACCTCATCAAGCGGGCCAGCGCGGACCAGATCCTGCGCGGCATCCAGGCCGTCGCGGCCGGCGAGGCCATCGTGGACAAATCGATAGCCGACCGGCTCAGCGTCCTCATCCGCCCGGCCACCGGGCAGTATTACTACCCGTTCCCGCAGCTCACCAACAGGGAGCGGGACGTCCTGGACCGCATCGCGGCAGGCAAGTCCAACACCGCCATTGCCCGGGAACTCGCACTGGCCTCCAAGACCATCAGCAATCGGGTCTCCACGATCTTCGGCAAGCTCGGTGTCGCCGATCGCGCACAAGCGATTGTATTAGCCAGAGACGCGGGCCTCGGGCATGGCTGA
- a CDS encoding FAD-binding oxidoreductase — MSAAPAKSASDADWRRLEKVVTGRVLRPGDADFHSSSAPFNKRFTRTVPAGVLAAADVSDVRRAVEWARETGVPIVPRGGGHSYAGFSAGAGLVVNLRGLGAVTADGSTGLVTAAGGASMAALYAAIEPEGIAFALGNGASVGIAGLTLGGGSAATSRKFGLTADALVSTTVVTADGELLTCDADHDADLFWACRGGGGGNFGINVSFTYQAFPVGGAATCLLLWDGADAPKVFAVLQEVMRQAPEECSIRLGLATTGSGVTVSAVGQHLGTAAELRDLLDPVLAVARPLREDIADRTFWEAKDYLAHETSEGAFAARTNFAVDPLPPEAVAEVLARLGRWPGGSNPDGGGFALFGWGGAVNKVAPADTAFPHRHANYLVSMDTSWAYRDGPDAVPAHLRWLAGMRESLAPFMADGAYVNFIDPDLTDWRTAYYGANYPRLVEVKRRVDPEGLFRFPQAVGT; from the coding sequence GTGAGCGCGGCACCGGCGAAGTCCGCCTCCGACGCGGACTGGCGGCGGCTGGAGAAGGTCGTGACGGGGCGCGTGCTGCGGCCCGGCGACGCGGACTTCCACTCCTCCAGCGCCCCGTTCAACAAGCGCTTCACCCGGACCGTGCCGGCCGGTGTGCTCGCGGCGGCCGACGTCTCCGACGTGCGGCGGGCGGTGGAGTGGGCCCGGGAGACCGGCGTACCGATCGTGCCGCGCGGCGGCGGGCACTCCTACGCCGGCTTCTCGGCCGGCGCCGGCCTGGTGGTGAACCTGCGGGGGCTCGGCGCGGTGACCGCGGACGGCTCCACCGGCCTGGTCACCGCCGCCGGCGGCGCCTCGATGGCCGCGCTCTACGCGGCGATCGAACCCGAGGGGATCGCCTTCGCGCTCGGCAACGGCGCCTCGGTGGGCATCGCCGGGCTCACCCTCGGCGGCGGCTCCGCCGCCACCTCGCGGAAGTTCGGGCTCACCGCGGACGCGCTGGTCTCCACCACCGTGGTGACGGCCGACGGCGAGCTGCTGACCTGCGACGCGGATCACGACGCCGACCTGTTCTGGGCCTGCCGCGGCGGTGGTGGCGGCAACTTCGGCATCAACGTGTCCTTCACCTACCAGGCCTTCCCGGTCGGCGGCGCCGCCACCTGCCTGCTGCTGTGGGACGGCGCCGACGCGCCCAAGGTCTTCGCGGTGCTCCAGGAGGTGATGCGGCAGGCGCCCGAGGAGTGCTCGATCCGGCTGGGCCTGGCCACCACGGGGTCGGGGGTCACCGTCTCCGCGGTCGGCCAGCACCTGGGCACCGCGGCCGAACTGCGCGACCTGCTCGACCCGGTGCTCGCGGTGGCCAGGCCGCTGCGCGAGGACATCGCCGACCGCACCTTCTGGGAGGCCAAGGACTACCTGGCGCACGAGACGTCGGAGGGCGCCTTCGCGGCCCGCACGAACTTCGCGGTGGACCCGCTGCCGCCCGAGGCGGTCGCCGAGGTGCTGGCCAGACTCGGCCGCTGGCCGGGCGGCAGCAACCCCGACGGCGGCGGCTTCGCCCTCTTCGGCTGGGGCGGCGCGGTCAACAAGGTCGCCCCTGCCGACACCGCCTTCCCGCACCGGCACGCGAACTACCTGGTCAGCATGGACACCTCGTGGGCCTACCGGGACGGGCCGGACGCGGTTCCCGCGCATCTGCGCTGGCTGGCCGGGATGCGCGAGTCGCTGGCGCCCTTCATGGCGGATGGGGCCTACGTGAACTTCATCGACCCCGACCTGACGGACTGGCGCACCGCCTACTACGGCGCCAACTACCCGCGGCTGGTGGAGGTCAAGCGGCGGGTCGACCCCGAAGGACTCTTCCGCTTCCCGCAGGCCGTCGGCACCTGA
- a CDS encoding acyl-CoA dehydrogenase family protein — MTNELRGDDMTLTGSTVAEAPRTAAETLARAKALAPVLRERAAEIEQNRRLPADVVELLRGTGVFRMCWGREWGGLELTSVEQTRVVEALAHGDASAAWCAVIGANTGIYSNFIDQATAKEMFPRPDMITAGLLQPSGRAERVPGGYRLTGRWPFGSGIDHADWVTSGGFVFEDGKPYASPDGSNPHESRQFMVPREQVVTIDNWYTTGLCGSGSCDYTITDVFVPEEHTYSFGVVHGRPSPLAQPDAFTRAMCGVPLGVARAALDHCREIATGRIDRMTGTAWSDSFRVQVTLAECEADFNATRQGVYGSMTRQWEVLEAGGSLDDLTPDERAASPLAWLHAFRTSRSIVNRLYDLLQTWSINRSSPMDRWLRDTTTMCQHLIAQDRILQSAGAYLVGGQPEFGISLGIV; from the coding sequence ATGACCAACGAGCTGAGGGGCGATGACATGACGTTGACCGGGAGCACGGTGGCCGAGGCGCCCAGGACCGCGGCCGAGACGCTGGCGCGGGCGAAGGCGCTGGCCCCGGTGCTGCGGGAGCGGGCCGCGGAGATCGAGCAGAACCGCAGGCTGCCGGCCGACGTGGTGGAACTGCTGCGCGGCACCGGCGTCTTCCGCATGTGCTGGGGCCGGGAGTGGGGCGGCCTCGAACTGACCTCCGTCGAGCAGACGCGGGTCGTCGAGGCGCTCGCCCACGGCGACGCGTCGGCGGCCTGGTGCGCGGTGATCGGCGCCAACACCGGGATCTACAGCAACTTCATCGACCAGGCCACCGCCAAGGAGATGTTCCCGCGCCCCGACATGATCACCGCGGGCCTGCTGCAGCCGTCCGGCCGGGCCGAGCGGGTGCCCGGCGGCTACCGGCTGACCGGCCGCTGGCCGTTCGGCAGCGGCATCGACCACGCCGACTGGGTGACCTCGGGCGGTTTCGTCTTCGAGGACGGCAAGCCGTACGCCAGTCCCGACGGGAGCAACCCGCACGAGTCGCGGCAGTTCATGGTGCCGCGCGAGCAGGTCGTCACGATCGACAACTGGTACACCACCGGCCTGTGCGGCAGCGGCAGTTGCGACTACACGATCACCGACGTCTTCGTGCCCGAGGAGCACACCTACAGCTTCGGCGTCGTGCACGGCCGGCCCTCGCCGCTCGCCCAGCCCGACGCCTTCACCCGCGCCATGTGCGGGGTGCCGCTGGGGGTGGCGCGGGCCGCGCTCGACCACTGCCGGGAGATCGCCACCGGCCGCATCGACCGGATGACCGGCACCGCCTGGTCCGACAGCTTCCGGGTGCAGGTCACCCTCGCCGAGTGCGAGGCCGACTTCAACGCCACCCGTCAGGGCGTGTACGGCAGCATGACCCGCCAGTGGGAGGTGCTCGAAGCCGGCGGCAGCCTGGACGACCTGACCCCGGACGAGCGCGCCGCCTCGCCGCTTGCCTGGCTGCACGCCTTCCGCACCTCGCGCTCCATCGTCAACCGGCTCTACGACCTGCTGCAGACCTGGTCGATCAACCGGTCCTCGCCGATGGACCGCTGGCTGCGCGACACCACGACCATGTGCCAGCACCTGATCGCCCAGGACCGCATCCTCCAGTCGGCCGGCGCCTACCTGGTGGGCGGACAACCGGAGTTCGGCATCAGCCTGGGCATCGTCTGA
- a CDS encoding LLM class flavin-dependent oxidoreductase, translating into MKFLTITLIVHSPHPVTGEVKSTQDRFREVIGNAVLAEELGFDGFGVGERHERPFISSAPPVVLSHLAALTSRIRLFTAVTTLSLLDPVRAYEDYATLDHLSGGRLELIVGKGNGSAQRDLFQVTTDDQWDRNAEGYELFRRIWREPKVTAQPRFRPELQDAEVWPRPYQNPVRVWHGSATSRESVDLAARYGDPLFSANVSNPIEPYAELVRHYRERWEHYGHDPALATVGAGTAGYYAARTSQQALAAYRPVFEGQLAFQKQLGVEPVFATLEDFVERSSALVGSPQQVIEKVHRYHEQFGHTVLHLHADAGGLTEAQHREALELFQSDIAPVLRKEIPDPPWAWGPVGVAAAGPAAPAHA; encoded by the coding sequence GTGAAGTTCCTGACGATCACCCTGATCGTGCACAGCCCGCACCCGGTCACCGGGGAGGTGAAGTCCACCCAGGACCGCTTCCGCGAGGTGATCGGCAACGCCGTGCTGGCCGAGGAGCTGGGCTTCGACGGCTTCGGCGTCGGGGAGCGCCACGAGCGGCCGTTCATCTCCTCGGCGCCGCCGGTGGTGCTCAGCCACCTCGCGGCGCTGACGTCCAGGATCCGGCTGTTCACCGCCGTCACCACGCTCAGCCTGCTCGACCCCGTACGCGCCTACGAGGACTACGCCACCCTCGACCACCTGTCCGGCGGGCGCCTTGAGCTGATCGTCGGCAAGGGCAACGGCTCGGCCCAGCGCGACCTCTTCCAGGTCACCACCGACGACCAGTGGGACCGCAACGCCGAGGGCTACGAGCTGTTCCGGCGGATCTGGCGGGAGCCGAAGGTCACCGCGCAGCCCCGGTTCCGCCCGGAGCTGCAGGACGCCGAGGTGTGGCCGCGCCCTTACCAGAACCCGGTCAGGGTCTGGCACGGCAGCGCCACCAGCCGGGAGTCGGTCGACCTGGCCGCCCGCTACGGCGACCCGCTGTTCTCCGCCAACGTCAGCAACCCCATCGAGCCCTACGCCGAACTCGTCCGCCACTACCGCGAGCGCTGGGAGCACTACGGCCACGACCCGGCGCTCGCCACCGTCGGCGCGGGCACCGCCGGTTACTACGCGGCCCGCACCTCGCAGCAGGCGCTGGCGGCCTACCGGCCGGTCTTCGAGGGCCAGCTGGCCTTCCAGAAGCAGCTCGGCGTCGAACCGGTCTTCGCCACGCTTGAGGACTTCGTGGAGCGCAGCTCCGCGCTGGTCGGCAGCCCGCAGCAGGTGATCGAGAAGGTGCACCGCTACCACGAGCAGTTCGGGCACACCGTGCTGCACCTGCACGCCGACGCGGGCGGCCTGACCGAGGCCCAGCACCGCGAGGCACTGGAGCTCTTCCAGTCCGACATCGCACCCGTGCTGCGCAAGGAGATCCCCGACCCGCCGTGGGCCTGGGGACCGGTGGGCGTCGCCGCCGCCGGCCCGGCGGCACCCGCCCACGCCTGA
- a CDS encoding cupin domain-containing protein — MTDHEHADVTIRAMEPDHLERAHGLDLKLLHPWPGVDSPFRGAWCVLRPGDVSELHAHHDREIFIVMSGRGTVVTGALRQEVAAGDLAYIRPDVEHSVVNEHDEDFAYYAIWWDAAMSADFLDQEAAAAAPVAGRAS, encoded by the coding sequence TTGACCGACCACGAGCACGCCGACGTGACCATCCGCGCCATGGAGCCGGACCACCTCGAAAGGGCCCATGGGCTCGACCTGAAGCTCCTGCACCCCTGGCCCGGGGTCGACTCGCCGTTCCGCGGCGCCTGGTGCGTGCTGCGCCCCGGGGACGTCTCGGAGCTGCACGCGCACCACGACCGCGAGATCTTCATCGTCATGTCCGGCCGCGGCACCGTCGTCACCGGCGCCCTGCGGCAGGAGGTCGCGGCCGGCGACCTGGCGTACATCCGGCCCGACGTGGAGCACAGCGTCGTCAACGAGCACGACGAGGACTTCGCCTACTACGCGATCTGGTGGGACGCGGCGATGTCGGCGGACTTCCTCGACCAGGAGGCGGCGGCGGCCGCCCCCGTGGCGGGGCGGGCGTCGTGA
- a CDS encoding twin-arginine translocation signal domain-containing protein: protein MSHNQETGRRLDRRRFLTTAAIGGATIVGASALGGLDAEAAFAEPTTSLDAAIPAAFAEGRIVAVNRNVLDVAGSHGERHLIQLTNATSIWKLRTTTAEAIEVGDGLYARGAAMPDGTIAADAVWVNIVNVYVTIRGIAKDRLHLTHGGDELVGRIVPDTTTASYLGGALTADLSRTRIGQEAQVLGAWRPSDGSIDIARVSLGH, encoded by the coding sequence ATGAGCCACAACCAGGAAACCGGGCGCCGCCTGGACCGGAGGCGCTTTCTGACCACCGCGGCCATCGGCGGGGCCACCATCGTGGGCGCGTCCGCACTCGGCGGGCTCGACGCCGAGGCCGCCTTCGCCGAGCCGACGACCTCGCTAGACGCCGCGATCCCCGCCGCCTTCGCCGAGGGGCGGATCGTCGCGGTCAACCGCAACGTGCTGGACGTCGCCGGCTCGCACGGCGAGCGGCATCTGATCCAGCTGACCAACGCCACCAGCATCTGGAAGCTGCGCACCACCACCGCCGAGGCCATCGAGGTCGGCGACGGCCTCTACGCCCGCGGCGCGGCGATGCCGGACGGGACGATCGCGGCGGACGCGGTGTGGGTCAACATCGTGAACGTCTACGTCACCATCCGCGGCATCGCCAAGGACCGCCTGCACCTCACCCACGGCGGCGACGAACTGGTCGGCCGGATCGTCCCCGACACCACCACCGCGTCCTACCTCGGCGGGGCGCTGACCGCGGACCTGTCCCGGACCAGGATCGGCCAGGAGGCACAGGTGCTCGGCGCCTGGCGGCCCTCGGACGGCTCCATCGACATCGCCCGCGTCTCGCTCGGGCACTGA
- a CDS encoding DUF1684 domain-containing protein: MTAQAEETDRAAFAEEWQRWHERKEQVLAGPHGFLAITGLHWLDATPTRLPDAPGAWSSTAEGVVVELRDDEELVLDGQVLRGRHDFGVVEERASLFPAAGDAVIEVAKRGGHDILRPRHPENALRLAFTGTPAYEPDPRWARTGRYLPFDVPRPTTVGAAVEGLQHVYDAPGQVEFELDGTTHRLTAFNGHAPGSLLVLLTDATSGVTTYAANRALSIDPPGADGTVLVDFNRAANLPCAYTELATCPLPPAENRLAVAIEAGEKIPAAPVRTTRSVPAGDAGPVPSEQTPGPLRP; encoded by the coding sequence ATGACCGCACAAGCAGAAGAGACTGACCGCGCCGCCTTCGCCGAGGAGTGGCAGCGCTGGCACGAGCGCAAGGAGCAGGTGCTCGCGGGGCCTCACGGCTTCCTGGCGATCACCGGCCTGCACTGGCTCGACGCCACCCCGACCCGTCTCCCCGACGCCCCCGGGGCCTGGTCGAGCACCGCAGAGGGCGTGGTGGTCGAGCTGCGGGACGACGAGGAGCTGGTCCTCGACGGGCAGGTGCTGCGCGGGCGGCACGACTTCGGCGTCGTCGAGGAGCGGGCGAGCCTCTTCCCCGCCGCCGGCGACGCGGTGATCGAGGTCGCCAAGCGCGGAGGCCACGACATCCTGCGCCCCCGGCACCCGGAGAACGCGCTGCGGCTGGCCTTCACCGGCACCCCCGCCTACGAACCGGACCCGCGGTGGGCGCGAACCGGCCGCTACCTGCCCTTCGACGTGCCCCGGCCGACGACGGTGGGCGCCGCCGTCGAGGGCCTGCAGCACGTCTACGACGCCCCCGGCCAGGTCGAGTTCGAGCTGGACGGCACGACCCACCGGCTGACCGCGTTCAACGGCCACGCCCCGGGCAGCCTGCTGGTGCTGCTCACCGACGCCACCTCAGGGGTGACCACCTACGCGGCCAACCGGGCGCTGTCCATCGACCCGCCCGGCGCGGACGGCACCGTGCTGGTCGACTTCAACCGGGCCGCCAACCTGCCCTGCGCCTACACCGAGCTGGCCACCTGCCCGCTGCCGCCGGCCGAGAACCGGCTGGCGGTGGCGATCGAGGCCGGCGAGAAGATCCCGGCGGCGCCGGTGCGTACGACCAGGTCCGTCCCCGCCGGGGACGCCGGGCCGGTCCCGTCGGAGCAGACCCCGGGCCCTCTCCGGCCCTGA
- a CDS encoding putative leader peptide: MQDTTGRSLPFLGRFSRRHIDLLRVAGALCPGTPTAVPGPDHRPAALPRTAG, translated from the coding sequence GTGCAGGACACCACTGGGCGGTCGCTGCCCTTCCTCGGCCGCTTCTCCCGCCGCCACATCGATCTCCTGCGCGTCGCCGGCGCGCTGTGTCCGGGCACGCCGACGGCCGTGCCGGGGCCTGACCACCGGCCCGCCGCGCTGCCGCGCACGGCCGGCTAG
- a CDS encoding MauE/DoxX family redox-associated membrane protein, producing MIPLVSNLAPPVCALLLALTGAAKLFGRQTARLAANTVLVRVLNDGRRATRALRVLGALELALAAALVSSPAALLPGIATALLGAGFTGYLAYAKATAPESSCGCGARAEGPIGLRSFTRAGLVVAGGAAAAGGDAAWWSEVSRRPGGSALVLAAAAVLLAGLTADLDRVWRVPLGKARIRVFGNPLPSVAGERVPVAATVQLLENSLAWQTAMPVVRSALLDHWDDEGWRVLRYAGSYRDARGTHPVSVLFALDLTLTVDTAPNPAVRVSMIDEETEEVVPSAVLTPVPRRTVLPLAT from the coding sequence ATGATCCCGCTGGTCTCCAACCTTGCTCCACCGGTCTGCGCGCTGCTGCTCGCGCTGACCGGGGCGGCCAAGCTCTTCGGCCGGCAGACCGCCCGGCTGGCCGCGAACACCGTGCTGGTCCGGGTACTGAACGACGGCCGCCGCGCCACCCGGGCGCTGCGCGTGCTCGGCGCGCTCGAACTGGCCCTGGCCGCCGCCCTGGTGTCGTCGCCCGCGGCGCTGCTGCCGGGCATCGCCACGGCCCTGCTCGGCGCCGGTTTCACCGGCTACCTGGCCTACGCCAAGGCCACCGCCCCCGAGTCGTCCTGCGGGTGCGGCGCCCGCGCGGAGGGCCCGATCGGGCTGCGCTCCTTCACCAGGGCCGGGCTCGTGGTGGCCGGCGGCGCGGCGGCCGCGGGCGGGGACGCCGCCTGGTGGTCGGAGGTCTCCCGGCGGCCCGGCGGCTCCGCGCTGGTGCTGGCGGCGGCGGCCGTGCTGCTGGCCGGCCTGACCGCGGACCTGGACCGGGTGTGGCGGGTGCCGCTGGGCAAGGCCAGGATCAGGGTCTTCGGCAATCCGCTGCCGTCGGTGGCCGGTGAGCGGGTGCCGGTCGCCGCGACCGTGCAGCTGCTGGAGAACTCGCTGGCCTGGCAGACCGCGATGCCGGTGGTCCGCTCGGCGCTGCTCGACCACTGGGACGACGAGGGCTGGCGGGTGCTGAGATACGCGGGCAGCTACCGGGACGCGCGCGGCACCCACCCGGTCAGCGTGCTCTTCGCGCTCGACCTCACCCTGACCGTCGACACCGCGCCCAACCCGGCGGTGCGGGTCTCGATGATCGACGAGGAGACCGAGGAGGTGGTCCCCTCCGCCGTGCTCACCCCGGTGCCGCGGCGTACGGTCCTGCCGCTGGCCACCTGA
- the tsrT gene encoding tryptophan 2-C-methyltransferase — protein sequence MSRGLVLLVNPNKVHPPIAPYALDVLTTSLEAADFEVEVLDLTFHREDWKSFLAEYFTERDPMLVGVTVRNTDTVYAFEQRPFVGEHKEIITEIKRLTDAPVIGGGIGFSTMPFALVDYFGIDYGVKGPGERIICDLADALLTGRDPGTVPGLLRNTGAGVVRVPPAVLTARHGTPVVPLATGQFEPRVWQVDGTASYVRRSGAAYKVDNLMYYRRGGLGSILTKNGCTYRCSHCVEPDAKGTSFGQRAVGAVVDEMESLAAQGILDQHTTDSEFNLSIGHAKNVLREIVRRKHADRGNPLNELRLWVYCQPSPFDEEFAELLAAAGCRGVNVGSDHVRPEMLSGWKVTAKGTVYYDFADTERLVRLCARHGILTMVEALFGMPGETPETMRACVEAFMALDATVTGFSLGLRLFPYTPMGMAMAAECDGVRTIPGLQSNTATGPIVLKPLAKCSGPAEYERQFMFDEHGDFRLVCYFSPGLPADEAAAGDPSARWGPSVDLLWDLVDPADYHRVMLPTLGGSSENDNNYADNPFLTGLVGLGYTGAFWSHWREREEIMRRIKDGGMAEHADA from the coding sequence ATGAGCAGAGGTCTTGTGCTTTTGGTCAACCCCAACAAGGTGCACCCGCCGATCGCGCCCTACGCGCTCGACGTGCTCACCACCTCGTTGGAAGCCGCCGACTTCGAGGTCGAGGTGCTGGACCTCACCTTCCACCGGGAGGACTGGAAGTCCTTCCTGGCCGAATACTTCACCGAGCGGGACCCGATGCTCGTCGGCGTCACCGTCCGCAACACCGACACCGTCTACGCCTTCGAGCAGCGCCCGTTCGTCGGCGAGCACAAGGAGATCATCACCGAGATCAAGCGGCTCACCGACGCCCCCGTCATCGGCGGCGGCATCGGCTTCTCGACGATGCCCTTCGCCCTGGTCGACTACTTCGGCATCGACTACGGGGTGAAGGGCCCGGGCGAGCGGATCATCTGCGACCTGGCCGACGCGCTGCTCACCGGCCGCGACCCCGGCACCGTCCCCGGCCTGCTGCGCAACACCGGCGCGGGCGTCGTCCGGGTGCCGCCGGCGGTGCTGACCGCCCGGCACGGCACGCCGGTGGTCCCGCTGGCCACCGGGCAGTTCGAGCCGCGGGTGTGGCAGGTGGACGGCACGGCCTCCTACGTCCGCAGGTCGGGGGCGGCGTACAAGGTGGACAACCTGATGTACTACCGGCGCGGCGGGCTGGGCAGCATCCTCACCAAGAACGGCTGCACCTACCGCTGCTCGCACTGCGTGGAGCCCGACGCGAAGGGCACCTCCTTCGGGCAGCGCGCGGTGGGCGCGGTGGTGGACGAGATGGAGTCGCTGGCCGCGCAGGGCATCCTCGACCAGCACACGACCGACAGCGAGTTCAACCTGTCGATCGGCCACGCCAAGAACGTGCTGCGGGAGATCGTCCGCCGCAAGCACGCCGACCGCGGCAACCCGCTCAACGAGCTGCGGCTGTGGGTCTACTGCCAGCCGAGCCCGTTCGACGAGGAGTTCGCCGAGCTGCTGGCCGCGGCCGGCTGCCGCGGGGTGAACGTCGGCTCCGACCACGTCAGGCCGGAGATGCTGAGCGGCTGGAAGGTCACCGCGAAGGGCACCGTCTACTACGACTTCGCCGACACCGAGCGGCTGGTGCGGCTGTGCGCCCGGCACGGCATCCTCACCATGGTCGAGGCGCTGTTCGGGATGCCGGGCGAGACGCCGGAGACGATGCGTGCCTGCGTCGAGGCCTTCATGGCGCTGGACGCCACCGTGACCGGCTTCTCGCTGGGCCTGCGGCTGTTCCCCTACACCCCGATGGGGATGGCGATGGCCGCCGAGTGCGACGGGGTGCGCACCATCCCCGGGCTGCAGTCCAACACCGCGACCGGGCCGATCGTGCTCAAGCCGCTGGCGAAGTGCTCGGGTCCCGCGGAGTACGAGCGGCAGTTCATGTTCGACGAGCACGGCGACTTCCGGCTCGTCTGCTACTTCTCCCCCGGCCTGCCCGCCGACGAGGCCGCGGCCGGCGACCCGTCGGCGCGCTGGGGCCCGTCGGTCGACCTGCTGTGGGACCTGGTCGACCCGGCCGACTACCACCGGGTGATGCTGCCGACGCTGGGCGGCTCCAGCGAGAACGACAACAACTACGCCGACAACCCCTTCCTCACCGGCCTGGTGGGCCTCGGCTACACCGGCGCCTTCTGGTCGCACTGGCGGGAACGGGAGGAGATCATGCGCCGGATCAAGGACGGCGGCATGGCCGAGCACGCCGACGCGTAA
- a CDS encoding flavin reductase family protein produces the protein MTTQILPDGQARTDEQSRPGEQELSPVRLRRVFGAFPTGVTAIAALVDGVPVGLTANSFTAVSLDPPLLSVCVAHTSTTWPLLAGRARLGVTVLSAEQERACTQLASRSDDRFAGLDWRATEEGAVLLDGAGAWFDTSVEQQIRAGDHDIVLLRIRALDADHAVPPLVFHGSRFRRLEQPADDTGHRTAPPTPRPTGTEEPS, from the coding sequence ATGACGACCCAGATCCTGCCCGACGGGCAGGCCCGCACGGACGAGCAGTCCCGTCCCGGGGAGCAGGAGCTGTCCCCGGTCCGGCTGCGGCGGGTCTTCGGCGCCTTCCCGACCGGGGTGACCGCGATCGCCGCGCTGGTGGACGGCGTACCGGTCGGCCTGACGGCCAACTCCTTCACCGCGGTCTCGCTCGACCCGCCGCTGCTGTCGGTCTGCGTGGCCCACACCTCGACCACCTGGCCGCTGCTCGCCGGCCGCGCCCGGCTCGGCGTGACGGTGCTGAGCGCCGAGCAGGAACGTGCCTGCACCCAGCTCGCCTCACGCAGCGACGACCGGTTCGCCGGCCTGGACTGGCGGGCCACCGAGGAGGGCGCGGTGCTGCTCGACGGCGCCGGCGCCTGGTTCGACACCAGCGTCGAGCAGCAGATCAGGGCCGGTGACCACGACATCGTCCTGCTGCGGATCCGGGCCCTGGACGCCGACCACGCGGTGCCGCCGCTGGTCTTCCACGGCAGCCGCTTCCGGCGGCTGGAGCAGCCCGCCGACGACACCGGGCACCGCACCGCCCCGCCCACCCCGCGCCCCACCGGAACCGAGGAGCCGTCATGA